A window of the Gordonia humi genome harbors these coding sequences:
- a CDS encoding Ltp family lipoprotein, with protein MMNRPIRCAASVFAAAFAALGVASCGSDTGTAAMPSTVTVTATTTETITARPRSTERAAPTASTTTEAVEATTRTPARTTSADAMSASRRNAVQKGRDYLDMSAFSRQGLIEQLAYEGFTESDATFAVDSLSPNWTQQAKKKAAEYMEMTAFSQQGLVEQLVYEGFSQAQAEAGAASQF; from the coding sequence ATGATGAACCGTCCGATCCGATGCGCCGCTTCGGTGTTCGCCGCGGCCTTCGCCGCGCTCGGCGTCGCGTCGTGCGGCAGTGACACGGGCACGGCGGCGATGCCGAGCACGGTGACCGTGACCGCGACGACGACCGAAACGATCACCGCGCGGCCGCGGTCCACCGAGCGCGCCGCACCGACGGCGAGCACCACGACCGAGGCCGTCGAGGCGACGACCCGAACGCCCGCTCGGACGACGTCCGCCGACGCGATGAGCGCGTCACGACGCAACGCGGTACAGAAGGGCCGCGACTATCTCGACATGTCGGCGTTCTCGCGACAGGGGCTCATCGAACAGCTCGCCTACGAAGGATTCACTGAGAGCGACGCGACCTTCGCCGTCGACTCTCTGTCCCCGAACTGGACGCAGCAGGCGAAGAAGAAGGCGGCCGAATACATGGAGATGACCGCCTTCTCCCAGCAGGGCCTCGTCGAACAACTCGTCTACGAGGGTTTCAGCCAGGCACAGGCCGAGGCCGGTGCGGCCAGCCAGTTCTGA
- a CDS encoding FBP domain-containing protein, translating into MRTPTQKQILSAFRGATKSEISKVTFPSDFADIDFSRREFYGWRDAKMPRRAYVVVERDDEFVALLLNRSEAKPRRRAMCSWCRDVDITEDALLYTVRRAGARGRKGDTLGILVCEDFNCPKHARKLPPAYHKGTDVDAIREQQVADMERRVQTFVSEVLSTQE; encoded by the coding sequence ATGCGCACCCCCACTCAGAAGCAGATCCTGTCCGCGTTCCGCGGCGCCACCAAGAGCGAGATCTCGAAGGTCACGTTCCCATCCGACTTCGCCGACATCGACTTCAGCCGCCGCGAGTTCTACGGCTGGCGCGACGCGAAGATGCCACGCCGGGCGTATGTCGTCGTCGAACGCGACGACGAGTTCGTCGCCCTGCTCCTCAACCGTTCCGAGGCCAAGCCGCGCCGTCGAGCCATGTGCTCGTGGTGCCGCGACGTCGACATCACCGAGGACGCGCTGCTCTACACGGTGCGCCGCGCCGGAGCACGCGGCCGCAAGGGCGACACGCTCGGCATCCTGGTCTGCGAGGACTTCAACTGTCCGAAGCACGCACGTAAGCTGCCTCCCGCCTATCACAAGGGCACCGACGTCGACGCGATCCGCGAACAGCAGGTCGCCGACATGGAACGGCGTGTGCAGACGTTCGTCTCCGAGGTGCTCTCCACTCAGGAGTGA
- a CDS encoding DUF302 domain-containing protein, producing MPDFTLSATVPTPYDQTVADVRSALADAGFGVLTEIDIKATLKTKIDVDVAPKIILGACRPQLAHAALTADPRVASLLPCNVVVSANDDGSSLVEIMDPGVMEEFTGTAALGPIAADARTRLSGVLDALTSTAR from the coding sequence ATGCCCGACTTCACGCTGTCCGCCACCGTCCCGACGCCGTACGACCAGACCGTCGCCGACGTGCGCTCCGCACTCGCCGACGCAGGTTTCGGCGTCCTGACCGAGATCGACATCAAGGCCACCCTCAAGACCAAGATCGACGTCGACGTCGCGCCGAAGATCATCCTGGGCGCGTGCCGGCCGCAACTGGCCCATGCCGCCCTGACCGCCGACCCACGCGTCGCGTCGTTGCTTCCCTGCAACGTCGTGGTCAGCGCGAACGACGACGGATCGTCACTCGTGGAGATCATGGACCCCGGCGTCATGGAGGAGTTCACCGGAACGGCGGCACTGGGCCCGATCGCGGCGGATGCGCGCACCCGCCTGTCCGGAGTCCTCGACGCCCTGACCTCGACCGCCCGCTAG
- a CDS encoding metal-sensitive transcriptional regulator: MQLPADDVRPILTRLRRAHGHLATVIHMLDEGAECEDVLPQLAAVDKALRRSGYAMVATGLEHCLTTEPDNVDQDKLERLFLSFA, from the coding sequence ATGCAACTCCCCGCCGACGACGTCAGACCGATCCTCACCCGCCTGCGCCGCGCGCACGGTCATCTCGCAACGGTGATCCACATGCTGGATGAGGGCGCCGAATGCGAGGACGTCCTGCCCCAACTCGCCGCCGTCGACAAGGCCCTGCGTCGCAGCGGCTACGCGATGGTCGCGACCGGCCTCGAACACTGTCTGACGACCGAACCCGACAACGTCGATCAGGACAAGCTCGAGAGACTGTTCCTCTCGTTCGCGTAG
- a CDS encoding NAD(P)/FAD-dependent oxidoreductase: protein MIGAGQAGLSAAYFLVRAGLTPGVDMEVLDANPTPGGAWSHRWDALTFDHVNGLHDLPDSAIGPADPAEPAREVVKRYYGRYENEKSLKVQRPWRVRSVETVDDGDARFRVTADGPDGATRVYLAGAVVSGTGTWDRPYVPWYPGRFGGRQLTTRDFTTPTDFVGRRVLVVGGGISAIQFVMLFDESGVDTLWSTRTPPRWRDCPFDTNAGREVEMRVAARTRAGLRPRSVVAETGLPTSPAVLDAIDRGVLVSRGPVRALTDDGVDFADGTHERVDVILWATGFRASLGHLAPLGIRERTGGVLMADDDVSVVKAPGLFLVGYGRSASTLGATRAGRRAAREAMLATERRDRAISSR from the coding sequence GTGATCGGGGCGGGACAGGCCGGCTTGTCCGCGGCGTACTTCCTCGTCCGCGCGGGTCTGACGCCCGGCGTGGACATGGAGGTCCTCGACGCCAACCCGACCCCGGGCGGTGCATGGAGCCACCGGTGGGACGCGCTGACATTCGATCATGTCAACGGACTGCATGATCTGCCCGATTCGGCAATCGGTCCGGCAGATCCGGCGGAGCCGGCGCGGGAGGTGGTCAAGCGCTATTACGGCCGCTACGAGAACGAGAAGTCGTTGAAGGTGCAGCGGCCGTGGCGCGTGCGGTCGGTCGAGACGGTCGACGACGGCGACGCCCGGTTCCGAGTGACGGCCGACGGGCCCGACGGTGCGACGCGCGTGTACCTCGCCGGCGCCGTGGTGTCGGGGACCGGGACGTGGGACCGACCGTATGTGCCCTGGTATCCGGGCCGCTTCGGCGGTCGTCAGCTCACCACCCGAGACTTCACGACGCCGACCGACTTCGTGGGGCGGCGCGTGCTCGTGGTGGGCGGTGGAATCTCGGCGATCCAGTTCGTCATGTTGTTCGACGAGAGCGGCGTCGACACGCTGTGGTCCACGCGGACGCCGCCGCGGTGGCGAGACTGTCCGTTCGACACGAACGCCGGTCGAGAGGTGGAGATGCGTGTGGCCGCCCGCACTCGCGCCGGACTGCGGCCGCGCAGCGTCGTCGCCGAGACCGGCCTGCCGACCTCGCCCGCCGTGCTCGACGCCATCGACCGGGGTGTGCTCGTCTCGCGCGGACCGGTCCGGGCGTTGACCGACGACGGCGTCGACTTCGCCGACGGCACTCATGAGCGCGTGGACGTGATCCTGTGGGCCACCGGATTCCGCGCCTCGCTCGGACATCTCGCACCACTGGGTATTCGGGAACGTACCGGTGGTGTGCTCATGGCCGACGACGATGTGAGCGTCGTCAAGGCGCCGGGACTGTTCCTCGTCGGCTACGGGCGAAGCGCCTCGACGCTCGGCGCGACGCGCGCCGGTCGGCGTGCCGCGCGGGAGGCGATGCTGGCCACCGAACGACGCGATCGCGCGATCTCGTCGCGCTGA
- a CDS encoding TetR family transcriptional regulator: MQVSQPSLRERQRLETLTRLHDAALDLVQENGLTETTVSAIADRAGVSRRTFFNYFASKEDAVLGAGAPALPPDSVDHLLDVPGQLERAVRIVFATASSIRHVRNRPADRRALVLVHPELQLRSQHHAIAAQDLIAKALAERYDDGDDLDRAMSLIMLATAIMRFSYTRDPDSIDDPTRPAVAESITVFRNTLKDLT, from the coding sequence GTGCAAGTTTCTCAGCCATCCCTTCGCGAGCGCCAACGTCTCGAAACGCTGACTCGTCTGCACGATGCGGCCCTCGACCTCGTTCAGGAGAACGGCCTCACCGAGACGACGGTCAGCGCCATCGCCGACCGCGCGGGCGTCTCGCGCCGTACCTTCTTCAACTACTTCGCGTCCAAAGAGGACGCGGTCCTGGGCGCCGGGGCCCCAGCCCTCCCTCCGGACTCCGTCGACCACCTGTTGGACGTCCCGGGCCAGCTCGAACGTGCCGTTCGGATCGTGTTCGCAACCGCGTCGAGCATCCGACACGTCCGGAACAGGCCGGCCGATCGACGCGCTCTCGTGCTCGTTCACCCCGAACTGCAACTCCGTAGCCAGCACCACGCGATCGCAGCCCAAGACCTGATCGCCAAGGCGCTGGCCGAGCGCTACGACGACGGCGACGACCTGGACCGTGCGATGTCGCTCATCATGCTCGCGACCGCGATCATGCGCTTCTCCTACACCCGTGACCCCGATTCGATCGACGACCCGACCCGCCCCGCGGTCGCCGAATCGATCACCGTCTTTCGAAACACCCTCAAGGACCTCACATGA
- a CDS encoding MDR family MFS transporter: MTTSVETRPATGMSQKNIILLFIGLMVTMLLASLNQTVLSTALPTIVGELNGVDQMTWVITAYILAMTIVMPVYGRISDLLGRKPVILFAITVFIAGSVVGALAGNIMWLIVARVIQGLGGGGLMILAQAAIADVVSPRDRGRYMGFMGAVFAVASVAGPLLGGWLTEGPGWRWAFWLNVPLGALAIVATIAFMRIPKPQHDERPRLDFEGMALIALATTAIVLIGTWGGSQYDWVSPQIIVLIVAAVVLAVAFVFVEKRAQMPIIPMQLFSRRNFTLTTIAALMVGIAMFGTLGYMPTYIQMVTGVDATVAGLYMTPMMGGLLVTSIISGQIVSRTGRYKVFTLAGAVVIGLGLWLLSSMHPQTPNWQMCVYLGVFGIGIGLIMQILTLIVQNEFPGAFVGTATAANNYFRQVGATLGSAVVGSIFTSRLISLLSDRVPQGDGGGLGGGGEKNLTPSLVNSLPDAIRGPVVESYNDALLPIFLFFVPLAVIALIVMAFVDEKPLSTKVRGEAEVEGLGEGQVLPEPFEISEPATTGETADETAAAPRREKGDPVDA, translated from the coding sequence ATGACGACCTCCGTAGAGACACGCCCCGCCACGGGCATGTCTCAGAAGAACATCATCCTGCTGTTCATCGGCCTGATGGTCACGATGCTGCTGGCATCGCTCAACCAGACCGTGCTCTCCACCGCGCTCCCGACGATCGTGGGCGAGCTCAACGGCGTCGATCAGATGACATGGGTCATCACCGCCTACATCCTCGCGATGACGATCGTGATGCCCGTCTACGGCCGCATCAGCGACCTGCTGGGACGCAAACCGGTCATCCTGTTCGCCATCACGGTGTTCATCGCCGGATCCGTCGTCGGCGCACTCGCCGGAAACATCATGTGGCTGATCGTCGCCCGTGTCATCCAGGGTCTGGGCGGCGGCGGTCTGATGATCCTCGCGCAGGCGGCCATCGCCGACGTCGTCTCCCCGCGCGATCGCGGGCGTTACATGGGATTCATGGGCGCGGTCTTCGCCGTGGCATCCGTCGCCGGGCCGCTGCTCGGCGGCTGGCTCACCGAGGGACCGGGCTGGCGCTGGGCGTTCTGGCTGAACGTCCCGCTCGGCGCACTCGCCATCGTCGCGACCATCGCCTTCATGCGCATCCCGAAGCCGCAGCACGACGAACGTCCACGCCTGGACTTCGAGGGCATGGCCCTCATCGCACTCGCGACCACGGCGATCGTTCTCATCGGAACCTGGGGCGGCAGCCAGTACGACTGGGTCAGCCCGCAGATCATCGTCCTGATCGTCGCCGCCGTCGTCCTCGCCGTCGCATTCGTGTTCGTCGAGAAGCGCGCTCAGATGCCGATCATCCCGATGCAACTGTTCTCGCGCCGCAACTTCACGCTCACCACGATCGCCGCGCTCATGGTCGGCATCGCGATGTTCGGAACCCTGGGCTACATGCCGACCTACATCCAGATGGTGACCGGCGTCGACGCCACCGTGGCCGGCCTGTACATGACGCCGATGATGGGCGGTCTGCTGGTCACCTCGATCATCTCCGGGCAGATCGTCTCGCGGACCGGCCGCTACAAGGTGTTCACGCTCGCCGGCGCCGTGGTGATCGGCCTGGGTCTGTGGCTCCTGTCGTCGATGCATCCGCAGACGCCGAACTGGCAGATGTGCGTCTACCTGGGGGTGTTCGGCATCGGCATCGGCCTGATCATGCAGATCCTCACCCTGATCGTTCAGAACGAGTTCCCGGGAGCGTTCGTGGGAACCGCCACGGCGGCGAACAACTACTTCCGCCAGGTCGGTGCGACGCTCGGCTCCGCCGTCGTCGGCTCCATCTTCACCTCGCGTCTGATCTCGCTGCTCAGCGACCGCGTCCCGCAGGGCGACGGAGGCGGTCTCGGCGGAGGCGGCGAGAAGAACCTGACGCCGTCGCTGGTCAACTCGTTGCCCGACGCGATCCGAGGCCCGGTCGTCGAGTCGTACAACGACGCGCTGCTGCCGATCTTCCTGTTCTTCGTGCCGCTGGCGGTGATCGCGCTGATCGTCATGGCGTTCGTCGACGAGAAGCCGCTGTCGACCAAGGTCCGCGGCGAAGCGGAGGTCGAAGGACTCGGCGAGGGCCAGGTACTCCCCGAACCGTTCGAGATCTCCGAGCCCGCCACGACGGGAGAGACCGCCGATGAGACGGCGGCCGCGCCCCGCAGGGAGAAGGGCGATCCGGTCGACGCCTGA
- a CDS encoding ABC transporter permease: MKATSSRLTVGSLRELSAVGVVCALSATYSTTLVCASSILGTMATVNGGSVGLMLDIVASVFILIALFVAGVVISNGVDTVIAGRRKELSLLRLVGASSRQLRDSLVNAVAKVAVVGALAGVVVGVAGSWALRVSLVHRGTLPVAHYDVLPPLVFVGVLAVIGTAVGATYIGSRSALSGAAVSGTTRVVRSWLRDLAAAAFIAGGVVLLIGACYLGEKASMSGFVVAFFGSAVLAVGVMLGAGRIVPGLVAFAGRLVGGSPSAVIARKNAVSDPQRTTRSTIGLLIGVTLVTTIAGGMQALTKSVHSWEGLTPADVRHAEQVLSVTSTVLIAMIAISAIIAAVGFVSTMSLTVIGRTREIGMLRAMGFTGRQIRSMITLESLALSGTAVVFGLLLGIVLGAVGAQSLVGGMTDGFAIGLPLPALLAIVGCTVVLVIAASLPPSRRAVAIAPVDALAVA, from the coding sequence ATGAAGGCCACCAGCTCCCGACTGACCGTCGGATCTCTGCGTGAACTGTCCGCGGTCGGCGTCGTCTGTGCGCTGTCGGCGACGTACTCGACGACCCTGGTCTGCGCGTCGAGCATTCTCGGGACGATGGCGACCGTGAACGGCGGCAGCGTCGGACTGATGCTCGACATCGTGGCGAGCGTGTTCATCCTCATCGCACTCTTCGTGGCGGGCGTGGTGATCAGCAACGGCGTCGACACCGTGATCGCGGGACGGCGCAAGGAGCTGAGTCTGCTTCGACTGGTCGGCGCCAGCAGCAGGCAGCTGCGTGACTCGTTGGTCAACGCGGTCGCCAAGGTCGCCGTGGTCGGCGCCCTCGCGGGCGTCGTCGTCGGAGTGGCGGGTTCCTGGGCGCTTCGTGTGTCCCTCGTGCACCGCGGCACACTGCCGGTGGCCCACTACGACGTCCTGCCTCCGCTGGTGTTCGTCGGTGTGCTCGCGGTGATCGGGACCGCGGTGGGCGCCACATACATCGGGTCGAGATCGGCGCTGTCGGGCGCGGCGGTCTCCGGGACCACCCGTGTCGTCCGATCGTGGTTGCGGGACCTCGCCGCGGCGGCGTTCATCGCCGGGGGCGTGGTGCTGTTGATCGGCGCCTGCTACCTGGGGGAGAAGGCGAGCATGTCGGGCTTCGTCGTCGCATTCTTCGGATCCGCGGTGCTGGCCGTCGGTGTCATGCTCGGTGCCGGACGCATCGTCCCCGGTCTTGTCGCGTTCGCCGGACGACTGGTCGGCGGGTCTCCGTCGGCGGTCATCGCCCGTAAGAACGCCGTCAGCGATCCGCAGCGCACCACCCGATCGACGATCGGTCTGCTCATCGGAGTCACCCTCGTGACGACGATCGCCGGTGGGATGCAGGCGCTCACGAAATCGGTGCACAGCTGGGAGGGGCTCACCCCCGCGGATGTTCGACACGCCGAGCAGGTGCTGTCGGTCACGTCGACCGTGCTGATCGCCATGATCGCGATCTCCGCGATCATCGCCGCGGTCGGATTCGTCTCCACGATGTCGCTCACGGTGATCGGCCGGACTCGCGAGATCGGCATGCTGCGGGCGATGGGCTTCACCGGCAGGCAGATCCGATCGATGATCACCCTCGAGTCGTTGGCGCTGTCCGGGACGGCGGTCGTGTTCGGGCTGTTGCTCGGGATCGTGCTCGGAGCGGTGGGAGCGCAGTCGCTGGTCGGCGGGATGACCGACGGATTCGCGATCGGACTGCCGCTGCCCGCACTGCTCGCGATCGTCGGCTGCACCGTCGTCCTGGTGATCGCCGCGTCGCTGCCGCCGAGCCGCCGTGCCGTCGCCATCGCGCCGGTGGACGCGCTCGCGGTCGCGTAG
- a CDS encoding ABC transporter ATP-binding protein, whose amino-acid sequence MNNVSAPAVTLRNVSRTYGDPTNPIHALRDVSVDIRRSEFTAIMGPSGSGKSTLMNVVAGLDEATSGQIWLGQNPIVGLGDTARTILRRTNIGFVFQSFNLVPTLSAEENIRLPFVLAGRKPTADQEAWIEHLVIALGLRDRLGHLPSELSGGQQQRVAIVRALAGRPTIILADEPTGALDTRTGREVLTLLTTAAREYGQGIAMVTHDPVAASYADRILVLADGRIVGEYRGLNPRQISDLLINLQEVSA is encoded by the coding sequence ATGAACAACGTATCCGCTCCCGCGGTCACCCTGCGAAACGTGTCCCGAACCTACGGGGACCCGACCAATCCCATCCACGCGCTCCGCGACGTCAGCGTCGACATCCGCCGCAGCGAGTTCACCGCGATCATGGGCCCGTCCGGATCGGGCAAGTCGACGCTGATGAACGTCGTCGCCGGTCTCGACGAGGCGACGTCGGGACAGATCTGGCTCGGACAGAACCCGATCGTCGGCCTCGGCGACACCGCCCGCACCATTCTGCGACGTACCAACATCGGTTTCGTGTTTCAATCGTTCAATCTGGTGCCGACGCTCTCGGCGGAGGAGAACATCCGCCTGCCGTTCGTACTCGCCGGGCGCAAGCCGACCGCCGATCAGGAGGCGTGGATCGAACACCTCGTGATCGCGCTCGGGTTGCGCGACCGACTCGGACACCTGCCGTCGGAGCTGTCCGGTGGACAGCAGCAGCGGGTGGCGATCGTCCGGGCGCTGGCGGGACGGCCGACCATCATCCTCGCCGACGAGCCGACCGGGGCCCTCGACACCCGGACCGGCCGCGAGGTGCTGACCCTGCTGACGACGGCGGCGCGCGAGTACGGCCAGGGGATCGCGATGGTCACGCACGATCCGGTCGCCGCGTCGTACGCCGATCGGATCCTGGTGTTGGCCGACGGCCGGATCGTCGGCGAGTACCGGGGACTGAATCCGAGGCAGATCTCCGACCTCCTCATCAATCTGCAGGAGGTGTCGGCATGA
- a CDS encoding response regulator transcription factor, with amino-acid sequence MIRVALVDDQPLFRGGIAMILESQPDIDVVAQCSSALGLNEMVSRDRPDVILMDVRMPGVDGITATASLVRELGDAAPRVLVLTTFDVDEAAASAIEAGASGFVLKDAQPDFLLASVRAVADGNQVVAASATRQLFERHRARSTSRPGPEYGELTPREREILVCAARGLSNAEIAAAEFLSEATVKTHISRILAKLGLRDRVQLVVYAYEHDLV; translated from the coding sequence ATGATCCGCGTGGCCCTCGTCGACGACCAGCCGTTGTTCCGCGGCGGCATCGCGATGATCCTGGAGAGCCAACCCGACATCGACGTCGTCGCACAGTGCTCGTCGGCCCTCGGGCTCAACGAGATGGTGTCGCGCGATCGGCCGGACGTGATTCTCATGGACGTGCGGATGCCGGGCGTGGACGGCATCACCGCGACCGCGTCGTTGGTCCGCGAACTCGGCGACGCCGCGCCCCGTGTCCTGGTGCTCACCACCTTCGACGTCGACGAGGCCGCCGCGTCGGCCATCGAGGCGGGGGCCAGCGGCTTCGTCCTCAAAGACGCCCAACCCGACTTCCTGCTGGCGTCGGTGCGGGCCGTCGCCGACGGCAACCAGGTGGTGGCGGCCTCGGCGACGCGGCAGCTGTTCGAGCGGCACCGGGCGCGGAGCACCTCGCGGCCCGGTCCGGAGTACGGCGAGCTGACCCCGCGCGAGCGGGAGATCCTGGTGTGCGCGGCGCGGGGCCTGTCGAATGCGGAGATCGCCGCCGCCGAGTTCCTGTCGGAGGCGACGGTGAAGACCCACATCTCGCGGATCCTCGCCAAGCTCGGGCTGCGCGACCGCGTACAACTCGTGGTGTACGCGTACGAGCACGACCTGGTCTGA
- a CDS encoding histidine kinase, whose product MRDPLAPPSLRRSAVVFDVAVGAVAVLVAIASSEGQTVWMAVSGGLIALGLLVRRRLPTVMMTTAVASAVIQVASMHITVLSLLYAPMFFTAGGHPDRRVRRGAFVVAVVGSFVAGAVFPHAYGDFQTGDGGLGWATVFGTVGTGVVVLGGWTAGFVGHQRRSVAAAEVSETISELERRRVLDLYDEQAERSRLARDMHDVVAHSLAVVVAQAEGAKYTLDANPDAARDALGVIADTAREALADVRTVLEQLRSTESAGEIDRDDRDQLLDRMRAAGMRIEETEVGSADDVAVASVRVAHAVLTESLTNALKYGDLAHAVTVHHDWTSGCRLTVGNVVADTPLAPGGARHGIIGMTERAAHVGGAVSSEPSGDTWVVQLTIPDTEGTRT is encoded by the coding sequence GTGAGAGATCCGTTGGCTCCGCCGAGCCTGCGCCGCTCAGCGGTCGTGTTCGACGTCGCAGTCGGTGCGGTGGCCGTGTTGGTGGCCATCGCGTCGAGCGAGGGGCAGACCGTCTGGATGGCGGTGTCCGGCGGGCTCATCGCGCTCGGTCTCCTGGTGCGTCGGCGCCTCCCCACCGTGATGATGACCACGGCGGTGGCGTCGGCCGTGATCCAAGTCGCGAGCATGCACATCACCGTGCTGTCCCTGCTGTACGCGCCGATGTTCTTCACGGCCGGCGGACACCCGGACCGGCGGGTGCGCCGAGGCGCGTTCGTCGTCGCGGTGGTCGGCTCGTTCGTCGCCGGCGCCGTGTTCCCCCACGCGTACGGCGACTTTCAGACCGGTGACGGCGGCCTCGGGTGGGCGACCGTCTTCGGCACGGTGGGCACCGGTGTCGTCGTCCTGGGCGGGTGGACCGCGGGTTTCGTCGGGCACCAGCGTCGGAGCGTCGCGGCCGCCGAGGTCAGCGAGACGATATCCGAACTGGAGCGTCGGCGCGTCCTCGACCTGTACGACGAGCAGGCCGAGCGCTCCCGACTGGCCCGTGACATGCACGATGTGGTGGCGCACTCGCTGGCGGTGGTCGTCGCGCAGGCCGAGGGAGCGAAGTACACCCTGGACGCGAATCCGGACGCCGCGCGGGATGCGCTCGGCGTCATCGCCGACACCGCGCGGGAGGCACTGGCCGACGTCCGGACGGTGCTGGAGCAGCTGCGCAGCACCGAGTCCGCCGGCGAGATCGACCGCGACGACCGGGATCAACTGCTGGACCGGATGCGTGCGGCGGGCATGCGGATCGAGGAGACCGAGGTCGGTTCGGCGGACGACGTCGCCGTAGCGAGCGTCCGCGTGGCCCACGCGGTGCTGACCGAATCGCTGACCAATGCACTCAAGTACGGCGACCTCGCGCACGCGGTGACCGTGCACCACGATTGGACGAGCGGATGCCGGTTGACCGTCGGCAACGTCGTCGCCGACACCCCGCTCGCACCCGGCGGCGCACGTCACGGCATCATCGGCATGACCGAACGCGCGGCGCACGTCGGTGGCGCCGTCTCGAGTGAGCCGTCCGGAGACACCTGGGTCGTGCAGCTGACGATCCCCGACACGGAAGGAACCCGGACATGA